A single Bifidobacterium asteroides DNA region contains:
- a CDS encoding DNA cytosine methyltransferase, translating into MNSVKAENSYISLFSSGGIGDIGFHDEHFFCIASAELLSKRIEIQRINHIADDNRLICGDLLLPGPFETVLSLAENYMEEKQQPITAVIATPPCQGMSVANHKKGDELKRNSLVVRSIELIQKVKPLVFIFENVPAFMKTICTGQDGINRPIKDEIESDLGATYEFYSHVLQLSNYGSPSSRTRSLTIGVRNDITWVTPLDLFPSKKSAPTLRDLIGDLPRLTEMGQSSEGDVLHSFRPYNKEMRSWIHDLKEGHSAFENKDPLKRPHRVVNGKVIQNVQKNGDKYRRVPWDAVAPCVHTRNDILASQNTIHPEDDRVFSIRELMRMMGVRDDYHWFDSQTDAGSCACMSELKNHALNIRQCLGEAIPVPVTQSIARHISKALTPFLRFSSQRPRRAHVSNWASEAQKCAYVEVSELRKKSLSAYYTEPLIAFSVVKRSLAEYKENRNKAIKILEPSCGSGVFIQILNQFAEFYPIDLDCLDIDVEVIKQVKKRFQTSNNFINLTICRKDFLKDCSEMIHDFDLIIGNPPFGRRKLDKNSAWGKDSELSVRFLRKAVSLAERVAFVLPKAFLHAAYYQDIRNTIASMTDVRHILDFGEFTFHDAKIETIGLVIEVVSDYRKGKNLLKIKSWPQECMAAGPSEYYLDCRFPTWIIYRNSQFDKTVQLLKLGVFRAWRDRKISRRLAVSSGIRVLRGRNIGMNGHLEHDSRDYKVSKSTADSVSSSIARLPGNSKFLAPNLSYNPRVIEFESGKSAVPDGSCAVLYGDLNPESSRTFLSFADSKQFQSFYRIACNYSTRSINIDSCLVYWWGVPKNPEKIH; encoded by the coding sequence ATGAATTCAGTTAAAGCGGAAAACTCATATATTAGCCTATTCAGCTCGGGAGGTATTGGCGACATTGGCTTTCATGATGAGCATTTCTTCTGCATAGCTTCAGCTGAATTGTTATCTAAACGAATCGAAATACAAAGAATCAATCACATTGCAGATGACAATAGATTGATATGTGGCGATTTACTGTTACCAGGTCCATTCGAAACTGTGTTATCTCTCGCAGAGAACTATATGGAAGAGAAACAGCAGCCTATTACCGCTGTAATTGCTACTCCTCCATGTCAGGGGATGTCTGTTGCGAACCATAAAAAGGGCGATGAGCTGAAAAGAAATTCGCTTGTGGTACGGTCGATAGAACTTATTCAAAAGGTTAAGCCTCTAGTTTTCATATTTGAAAATGTTCCGGCGTTTATGAAGACTATTTGTACTGGCCAAGATGGAATTAATCGTCCGATTAAGGATGAAATCGAATCAGACTTGGGTGCTACTTATGAATTTTATTCGCATGTGTTGCAGCTGAGCAACTATGGTTCTCCGTCAAGCCGTACCCGATCTCTTACCATTGGAGTGCGCAACGATATCACATGGGTAACTCCTTTGGATTTGTTCCCGAGTAAGAAAAGTGCGCCTACGCTGCGTGATCTAATCGGAGATCTTCCCCGACTGACGGAAATGGGGCAAAGCTCAGAGGGGGATGTGCTACATTCTTTCAGACCGTATAACAAAGAGATGCGGTCATGGATTCATGATTTAAAAGAAGGACATTCTGCTTTTGAAAATAAGGACCCACTTAAGAGGCCACATAGAGTAGTTAATGGCAAAGTTATTCAGAATGTGCAGAAAAATGGTGACAAGTATAGACGTGTTCCTTGGGATGCTGTGGCTCCGTGCGTGCATACGCGGAATGATATCCTGGCAAGCCAGAATACGATTCACCCAGAAGATGATCGGGTTTTCAGTATCCGAGAATTAATGAGAATGATGGGCGTTCGTGATGATTATCATTGGTTCGATTCGCAGACGGATGCAGGTTCATGCGCTTGTATGAGCGAATTAAAAAATCACGCATTAAATATTAGACAGTGTCTCGGCGAAGCCATACCAGTGCCTGTGACGCAATCGATAGCACGCCACATCAGTAAAGCTCTTACACCATTTCTCAGGTTTTCGTCACAACGACCTAGACGCGCACATGTTTCTAACTGGGCAAGTGAAGCACAAAAATGTGCTTACGTCGAAGTTTCAGAATTGCGCAAAAAAAGTTTGTCTGCTTATTATACAGAACCCTTGATCGCCTTTTCAGTCGTTAAGCGATCGTTAGCAGAATATAAGGAGAATCGAAATAAAGCGATTAAGATTCTGGAGCCTTCTTGCGGAAGCGGCGTGTTTATTCAGATACTGAATCAGTTTGCTGAGTTTTACCCGATAGATTTGGATTGCTTAGATATCGATGTAGAAGTCATAAAACAAGTGAAAAAACGATTCCAAACCTCAAATAACTTTATTAATTTGACGATATGTCGAAAAGATTTTCTCAAAGATTGCAGCGAGATGATTCATGATTTCGATTTAATAATTGGGAATCCTCCTTTTGGGCGCAGGAAGTTGGATAAGAACAGTGCTTGGGGAAAAGACTCGGAGCTGTCTGTTAGGTTCTTAAGGAAAGCGGTCTCGTTAGCCGAGAGAGTAGCTTTCGTATTACCCAAAGCATTTTTACACGCAGCCTATTACCAAGATATACGTAACACAATTGCATCTATGACTGATGTACGACATATATTAGATTTCGGTGAATTCACATTTCATGATGCTAAAATTGAAACAATAGGTTTAGTCATAGAAGTGGTAAGCGATTATAGAAAAGGGAAAAATCTCTTAAAAATTAAATCATGGCCGCAAGAGTGTATGGCGGCAGGACCATCTGAATATTATCTAGATTGCCGATTCCCAACATGGATCATTTATCGGAATAGCCAATTTGACAAAACTGTTCAGTTATTAAAGTTAGGTGTATTTAGAGCATGGAGAGATAGGAAGATTAGCCGACGACTTGCTGTATCTAGCGGGATAAGAGTACTACGCGGGAGAAACATCGGAATGAACGGTCACTTAGAGCACGATTCAAGAGACTACAAAGTTTCGAAATCTACTGCAGACAGTGTTTCGTCATCTATAGCAAGATTACCTGGAAACAGCAAATTCTTGGCTCCTAATCTGTCGTATAACCCTCGGGTTATAGAGTTCGAAAGTGGCAAAAGTGCAGTCCCTGATGGGAGTTGTGCGGTCCTGTATGGAGATTTGAACCCCGAGTCTTCTCGAACTTTCTTATCATTCGCAGACAGCAAGCAATTCCAATCTTTTTATAGGATAGCTTGTAATTATTCTACGAGATCTATCAATATAGACTCTTGTTTAGTTTATTGGTGGGGAGTGCCCAAAAACCCGGAAAAAATACACTAA
- a CDS encoding carboxymuconolactone decarboxylase family protein has product MATKQTAGREQLGEFAPQFAALNDDVLFGEVWADEQALSAHDRSMITIAALIAMGSTEQLDAHLNMGKKNGITKDEIAAEITHLAFYAGCPKAWSAFNRAKQIWQNDD; this is encoded by the coding sequence ATGGCCACAAAACAAACAGCAGGAAGAGAGCAGTTGGGCGAATTCGCGCCTCAGTTCGCAGCTCTGAATGACGATGTTCTATTCGGTGAAGTCTGGGCTGATGAACAAGCACTGTCCGCGCACGACAGAAGCATGATCACCATAGCCGCATTGATTGCCATGGGCAGCACAGAACAGCTCGACGCTCATCTGAACATGGGAAAAAAGAACGGCATCACCAAGGACGAGATAGCAGCAGAAATTACCCATCTGGCTTTCTACGCAGGCTGTCCGAAGGCCTGGTCGGCTTTCAACCGCGCCAAGCAAATCTGGCAAAATGACGACTGA
- a CDS encoding LysR family transcriptional regulator, which yields MYLRVLRYFLAIVEEGSITGAAEYLNISQPSLSRQIKDLEEHLEHKLFDRGSRTITLTPAGELLRDRAREIVLMADRAEAELTSMDKPINGNVYIGAGETEAVRFLARAAECMLQQYPQVKFHIFSGNGQAVTDQLESGLLDFGLLFEPSDNTKYSYISLPTADRWGLLIRKDSTLASHDGIRQEDLEQIPLLLSRQVRFDREFSGWSSFSEHELHVVGTYNLLFNVSLFVSEGCGYALCLDRIINLTEGSNLVFKPLVPEFRTRVNLVWKSNRHFSSAASQYLEILRRQIGTENACKSTEARKTL from the coding sequence ATGTATTTACGGGTGCTGAGGTATTTCCTGGCCATCGTTGAAGAGGGAAGCATCACTGGGGCAGCTGAGTACCTGAACATATCCCAGCCATCCCTGTCCAGGCAGATAAAAGATCTGGAAGAGCATCTAGAGCACAAACTCTTTGACCGCGGAAGCCGCACAATCACGCTGACCCCGGCCGGGGAACTGTTGCGCGACCGGGCACGCGAGATCGTGCTCATGGCCGACCGTGCCGAGGCCGAGCTCACAAGCATGGACAAGCCAATCAACGGCAACGTCTACATCGGGGCAGGGGAAACAGAAGCCGTGCGCTTCCTGGCCAGGGCCGCAGAGTGCATGCTGCAGCAGTATCCTCAGGTAAAGTTCCACATTTTCAGCGGCAATGGTCAGGCCGTAACAGATCAATTAGAATCAGGACTTCTGGATTTTGGCCTGCTTTTTGAGCCCTCGGACAACACCAAATACTCCTATATCAGCTTGCCTACAGCCGACAGATGGGGATTGCTCATACGCAAGGACTCCACGTTGGCCAGCCATGATGGCATCCGCCAGGAAGATCTTGAACAGATACCCCTCCTGCTCTCACGGCAGGTCAGGTTCGACAGAGAATTCAGCGGATGGAGTTCCTTCTCAGAGCACGAACTGCATGTTGTAGGAACCTACAATCTGCTCTTCAACGTGTCACTATTCGTCAGCGAAGGATGTGGTTACGCGCTCTGCCTGGACCGCATCATCAATCTGACCGAGGGCTCAAATCTGGTCTTCAAACCTCTGGTGCCTGAATTTAGAACAAGAGTGAACCTGGTTTGGAAGAGCAATAGGCATTTTTCATCGGCGGCGAGTCAGTATCTGGAAATATTACGAAGACAGATTGGAACAGAAAACGCCTGCAAATCTACAGAAGCCAGGAAAACGCTATGA
- a CDS encoding DNA-deoxyinosine glycosylase, whose translation MTAGSSSHVTHEFGPVWNDRSRVLILGSIPSPSSREAGFYYMFPRNRFWPVLAALFDQPVPEPDPAVRARFALNHRIALWDVIQESDIHGASDASITNVVPADIAGLLDRAPIDTIFTTGRKAGQLYRRYCLPSLQEKGYRPMMINLPSTSPANAAMSLTDLIKAYQPIRKALDEAEPRKPGNRSDYGK comes from the coding sequence ATGACTGCAGGTTCGTCCTCACACGTCACTCATGAGTTCGGGCCTGTCTGGAATGACCGCTCCCGTGTGCTGATCCTGGGATCCATTCCCAGCCCGAGTTCGCGTGAGGCTGGCTTCTACTACATGTTTCCGCGCAACCGCTTCTGGCCCGTGCTGGCCGCGCTCTTCGACCAGCCTGTTCCGGAGCCTGATCCGGCTGTCCGCGCACGGTTCGCTCTCAATCACCGCATAGCACTATGGGATGTCATCCAAGAATCCGACATCCACGGCGCCTCCGATGCTTCTATCACCAATGTCGTTCCTGCCGACATCGCCGGCCTGCTGGACCGTGCGCCTATCGACACCATATTCACTACAGGACGCAAGGCAGGCCAGCTTTACCGTCGGTACTGCCTGCCGAGCCTGCAGGAGAAGGGGTATCGACCGATGATGATCAACCTGCCATCCACCAGCCCCGCCAACGCCGCTATGAGCCTGACCGATCTGATCAAGGCCTATCAACCCATAAGAAAAGCGCTCGACGAAGCAGAGCCGAGAAAGCCAGGCAATCGCTCCGACTACGGCAAATAG
- a CDS encoding VOC family protein, which yields MDHLVITVQDVDATCAFYHDVLGMQVQTFGDGRLALKFGQQKINIHEAGHEIDPKADKPTPGSADLCLLVEDSLDDVVAALHEHHIDYMGPVNRTGAQGAITSVYVRDPDRNLIELSRYDQD from the coding sequence TTGGATCATCTGGTCATCACAGTGCAGGATGTCGATGCGACCTGCGCGTTTTACCATGATGTGCTGGGCATGCAGGTACAGACGTTCGGCGATGGGCGTTTGGCGCTGAAATTCGGCCAGCAGAAGATCAACATTCACGAGGCCGGCCACGAGATTGACCCCAAGGCGGACAAGCCTACGCCAGGCTCGGCTGATTTATGTTTGCTCGTGGAGGATTCGCTGGATGATGTGGTTGCCGCGCTTCATGAGCATCATATCGATTATATGGGTCCGGTAAATCGGACTGGCGCGCAAGGGGCCATCACCTCGGTGTACGTCAGGGATCCCGATAGGAACCTGATCGAGCTTTCCAGATACGACCAGGACTGA
- a CDS encoding NAD(P)H-dependent oxidoreductase produces MKQNAKTAVLVFHPHMEASRINARLMRKAKGHEDKGILVRDEYAALRSNQIDIPSEQAFLKGCDRLVWQFPMYWYSCPPLLKEWEDLVLTYGWAYGTHGDALKGKELMLAVSVGSAGENYHHEGEFGYTVDELLAPFKATSNLIGTSIGSPLF; encoded by the coding sequence ATGAAGCAAAACGCCAAGACGGCAGTCCTGGTCTTCCACCCCCATATGGAAGCCTCACGGATCAATGCCCGCCTGATGCGGAAAGCCAAGGGACATGAGGATAAAGGTATCCTGGTCCGGGACGAATATGCTGCCTTGCGCTCAAATCAGATCGACATCCCTAGTGAGCAAGCATTCCTCAAAGGCTGCGACCGTCTGGTATGGCAGTTTCCCATGTATTGGTACAGCTGTCCTCCGCTGCTCAAGGAGTGGGAAGACCTGGTACTAACCTACGGATGGGCCTACGGTACCCACGGCGATGCCCTGAAAGGCAAGGAACTCATGCTCGCCGTCTCGGTCGGCTCTGCCGGAGAGAACTATCACCATGAGGGCGAATTCGGCTATACGGTGGACGAGCTCCTGGCTCCGTTCAAAGCTACCAGCAATCTCATTGGAACCTCTATCGGAAGCCCTTTATTCTGA
- a CDS encoding aldo/keto reductase, whose protein sequence is MGDALRESAIPREEVSLSSKVWIQQNGYEGTMQSFEKTLINLQTDYLDLYLIHIPYGDYHGSWRAMEDLYDQGRVRAIGVCNFLPDRLIDLILSSRIAPMVNQIELHPFTQQIALRKVMDEQGVAPMAWAPLAKGRRGIFDNPVLMRIGQRYGKTPAQIVLRWLTQQGICAIPKSAHEERIRENHNIADFSLDDDDMHDIRAMDTGGRLFLNVDTPEETTRLHGLSYTQ, encoded by the coding sequence GTGGGGGATGCGCTGAGGGAATCTGCTATTCCTCGAGAGGAAGTGAGCCTTTCCTCAAAGGTCTGGATTCAGCAAAATGGTTACGAGGGGACGATGCAGTCCTTTGAAAAGACCCTGATCAACCTGCAGACGGACTACCTGGATCTGTACCTTATCCATATACCTTATGGCGATTATCATGGGTCGTGGAGAGCTATGGAAGACCTGTATGACCAAGGCCGCGTTCGTGCCATCGGAGTCTGCAATTTCCTGCCTGACCGGCTAATTGATTTGATCCTTTCCAGCAGAATCGCGCCTATGGTCAATCAGATTGAGTTGCATCCCTTCACCCAGCAGATCGCACTTCGAAAGGTCATGGACGAGCAGGGGGTTGCACCCATGGCCTGGGCGCCTCTGGCTAAAGGTCGTCGGGGAATTTTCGACAATCCTGTCCTCATGCGTATCGGCCAGCGCTACGGCAAGACACCGGCCCAGATAGTATTGCGCTGGCTGACCCAGCAGGGGATATGCGCCATCCCGAAATCCGCGCATGAGGAACGGATTCGCGAGAACCACAATATTGCAGATTTCAGTCTTGATGATGACGATATGCATGACATCAGAGCCATGGATACAGGAGGTCGCCTATTTCTTAATGTGGATACGCCTGAGGAGACCACACGTCTGCATGGGTTATCTTATACACAGTGA
- a CDS encoding YwiC-like family protein, which yields MSMLTDADKGKAAGSNGSRPSPQARNSAKSTGPGSKGRQWRRLWIPDQIGGWAMALMPGLAGLLVGGPTWRSLLLMVAWAFCYCFEFTGSRWMVSHRAARFAPPALGYALLTAVTGLILLIGTPGLLRWAPLYLVLGVLNFAAAWMRTERSWWNDAVAVIAACTLCLIAVSLGSRFQQSGPGMEGGNAGYFGCQPNPPVDCFASGFFPSAALPSIGVVSAAVFAVTQFGSVIFVKTMIRERGKTWCYLLSLAWNLALCLIGIAMVRNAGWWPLLTALVLLVRAALLPAISRRRRIPILYVGLVECATSLLVFILVIAQADVMTAALTSLLGA from the coding sequence ATGAGTATGCTTACAGACGCAGACAAGGGCAAGGCGGCCGGATCAAACGGCAGCAGACCAAGCCCTCAAGCCCGCAATTCGGCAAAATCGACCGGACCAGGATCCAAGGGACGGCAGTGGCGGCGCCTATGGATACCCGACCAGATAGGCGGCTGGGCCATGGCCTTGATGCCGGGCTTGGCTGGGCTGCTGGTCGGAGGCCCGACCTGGAGGAGCCTGCTGCTCATGGTCGCCTGGGCTTTCTGCTACTGCTTTGAGTTCACTGGCTCGAGATGGATGGTCTCGCATCGGGCTGCCAGATTCGCGCCGCCAGCTCTGGGTTACGCCCTGCTCACGGCCGTGACCGGTCTGATCCTGTTGATCGGCACCCCCGGGCTCCTGCGATGGGCCCCGCTCTACCTGGTGCTGGGCGTGCTGAACTTCGCTGCCGCCTGGATGCGCACGGAACGCTCCTGGTGGAACGATGCTGTGGCCGTGATTGCGGCCTGCACGCTCTGTCTGATCGCCGTCTCCCTTGGGTCGCGATTCCAGCAGTCGGGACCAGGAATGGAAGGTGGCAACGCCGGCTACTTTGGATGCCAGCCGAATCCCCCTGTGGACTGCTTCGCCAGCGGATTTTTCCCTAGCGCCGCCCTGCCATCGATCGGAGTGGTCAGTGCAGCTGTCTTCGCTGTGACCCAGTTCGGTTCGGTCATCTTCGTCAAGACCATGATCCGCGAGCGCGGCAAGACCTGGTGCTACCTGCTTTCCCTGGCCTGGAACCTGGCCCTCTGCCTGATCGGGATCGCCATGGTGCGCAACGCAGGGTGGTGGCCTCTGTTGACCGCCCTGGTTCTGCTGGTTCGCGCGGCCCTGCTGCCCGCAATCTCCCGTCGGCGCCGCATCCCCATTCTGTATGTGGGATTGGTCGAATGCGCAACCAGCTTGCTGGTCTTCATTCTGGTGATCGCTCAGGCTGACGTGATGACTGCGGCTCTGACAAGCCTGCTCGGCGCATGA